GGTAAGAATTTGTTTTGGAGACAGCCAATTCAAATAAATATCTACCAGACATTGAATTGCTTTCTGGCCACTTTCTGTCTGTTTGCCACCAATTAAAACACGGTCTGCATTTAATAAATCATCAATTGCCGTTCCTTCGGCCAAAAACTCAGGATTAGAAAGCACTTCAAATTTTACACCATTTCCCGTGCTGTCTAATATAGTCTGTAACGTCTCGGCCGTGCGGACAGGCAGTGTGGATTTTTCAACAATAATTTTATCATTTTTAGCAATTCTGGCTATTTGTCTGGCACACAATTCAACAAATTTTAAATCAGCTGCCATTCCTTTGCCTTCGCCATATGTTTTTGTTGGAGTATTTACCGCTATAAAGATCATATCGGCTTCCTCAATAGCTTTATCAACTTCTGTAGAAAAAAATAAATTACGGCCTCTCGCCTCACGAACAACATCTGATAGTCCTGGCTCGTAAACAGGTAATTTATCTAAATCTTCATCATTCCAAGCGGCAATACGCTTTTCGTTTAAATCGACAACAGTAACGTTAATTTCCGGACATTTTAATGCGATAACTGACATAGTGGGACCGCCTACATAACCAGCACCTAAGCAACAAATATTTTTGATTTTCATTTAAATATATTTTATGGGCAGAAAAAATGTTGATTATCTAAATCTATTTGTCTTGGTCTATTATTCGTAGTAGTTCATTATAGTAAAACCGCATTCTCTCAAAAGCTGTTCTTTTCTCATCAATTTCAAATCAGACTGCATCATTTCCTGCACCAATTCAGGCAGCTCATATTGACACTCCCAGCCTAATTTTGTTTTCGCTTTAGTTGGATCACCAATTAATAAATCTACTTCTGTAGGTCTAAAATAATTTGGATCAACAGCCAATACCTCTGTTCCTTCAGCGATTTGATAATCAGGATTACTGCATGATACTACAAAACCTTTTTCTTCTACTCCATGCCCTTTAAAGGCTATTTCTATTCCTACTTCGGCAAAACTCATTCTCACAAATTCACGAACTGGAGTTGTTTTTCCTGTAGCAATAACCCAGTCTTCCGGCTTATCGGCCTGCAAAATCATCCACATCATTCTAACATAATCTTTAGCATGCCCCCAGTCACGCTGTGCGTCTAGATTACCCAAGTATAATTTGTCCTGTAATCCTAAAGCGATTCTTGCCGTTGCTCTAGTAATTTTACGGGTTACAAAAGTTTCTCCACGAATAGGCGATTCGTGGTTAAATAAAATGCCGTTGCAAGCATACATTCCATAAGCTTCTCTATAATTTACTGTAATCCAAAATGCGTACATTTTGGCCACTGCATAA
This portion of the Flavobacterium panacagri genome encodes:
- the gmd gene encoding GDP-mannose 4,6-dehydratase; this translates as MTLLKKTAFITGVTGQDGAYLSEFLLEKGYIVHGLKRRTSMFNTDRIDHLYQDPHIEHRDFILHYGDMTDSTNLTRLIQEIQPDEIYNLAAMSHVAVSFETPEYTGNVDALGTLRILDAVRLLGLEKKTRIYQASTSELYGKVQEVPQTETTPFYPRSPYAVAKMYAFWITVNYREAYGMYACNGILFNHESPIRGETFVTRKITRATARIALGLQDKLYLGNLDAQRDWGHAKDYVRMMWMILQADKPEDWVIATGKTTPVREFVRMSFAEVGIEIAFKGHGVEEKGFVVSCSNPDYQIAEGTEVLAVDPNYFRPTEVDLLIGDPTKAKTKLGWECQYELPELVQEMMQSDLKLMRKEQLLRECGFTIMNYYE